One window from the genome of Pseudomonas sp. L5B5 encodes:
- a CDS encoding sel1 repeat family protein: protein MKFRSVSPSVTATPSSVTEPKRFSLRVALWLLDSPHLGHSPSVKHFAGRLLKQPARDGVVAAQSRLGQLMCRECGNARDRRIGHDLLRQAARAGDRSAQQELGLIED, encoded by the coding sequence ATGAAGTTTCGCTCAGTATCACCTTCTGTTACCGCGACCCCCTCCAGTGTTACCGAACCCAAGCGTTTTTCTCTGCGGGTCGCCCTGTGGTTGCTGGACAGCCCGCATCTAGGTCATAGCCCCAGCGTCAAGCATTTTGCCGGGCGCCTGCTCAAGCAGCCGGCCCGTGACGGTGTGGTCGCGGCGCAAAGCCGCCTGGGCCAGTTGATGTGCCGCGAATGCGGCAATGCCCGGGACCGACGCATCGGCCATGACCTGCTGCGCCAGGCGGCTCGCGCCGGTGACCGCAGTGCACAACAGGAACTGGGTCTGATCGAAGACTGA
- the rmuC gene encoding DNA recombination protein RmuC, which produces MAQEGLLAQLDASRDEVSDLSQANALKQADLAALGREVELLQIERDNSRDAAHAWSLERGAKENELRRLDAQAASLAAELREQQESHQQRLMDLQGSRDELRAQFAELAGKIFDEREQRFAETSQQRLGQLLDPLKERIQSFEKRVEESYQSEARERFSLAKELERLQQLNLRLSDEATNLTRALKGQKTQGNWGELILERVLEHAGLEKGREYQTQVSLKGPDGERFQPDVLIMLPGDKQVVVDSKVSLTAYQQYVGSDDPQVAQAALKQHVLSLRNHVKGLAGKDYKRLEGLHSLDFVLLFVPVEAAFSAALQAEPNLFQEAFDRHIVIVSPTTLLATLRVIDSLWKQERQSQNAREIAERAGWLYDKFVLFIQDLDEIGGRLQQLDKAYAAARNKLTEGRGNLISRSEQLKLLGARASKSLPADLLEQAMTDIDGRELELPD; this is translated from the coding sequence ATGGCCCAGGAAGGTCTTTTGGCGCAGCTGGATGCCAGTCGCGACGAAGTCAGCGACCTGAGTCAGGCCAATGCCCTCAAGCAAGCGGACCTGGCCGCCCTGGGCCGCGAGGTCGAGCTGCTGCAGATCGAGCGCGACAATTCCCGTGATGCAGCCCACGCCTGGAGCCTGGAGCGGGGAGCCAAGGAAAACGAACTGCGCCGGCTGGATGCCCAGGCCGCTTCGCTGGCTGCCGAGCTGCGCGAGCAACAGGAAAGCCATCAACAGCGCCTGATGGACCTGCAGGGTTCCCGGGATGAACTGCGAGCACAGTTCGCCGAGCTGGCGGGCAAGATTTTCGATGAGCGCGAGCAGCGTTTCGCCGAAACCAGCCAGCAGCGGCTGGGGCAATTGCTGGACCCGCTCAAGGAGCGCATTCAGTCCTTCGAAAAAAGGGTGGAAGAAAGCTATCAGTCCGAGGCCCGCGAGCGTTTTTCCCTGGCCAAGGAACTGGAGCGCCTACAGCAGTTGAACCTGCGTCTGAGTGATGAAGCCACCAACCTGACTCGTGCCCTCAAGGGCCAGAAAACCCAGGGCAACTGGGGCGAACTGATCCTCGAGCGGGTGCTGGAGCACGCCGGCCTGGAAAAGGGCCGCGAATACCAGACCCAGGTCAGTCTCAAGGGGCCGGACGGGGAGCGGTTCCAGCCCGATGTGCTGATCATGCTGCCCGGCGACAAACAGGTGGTGGTGGACTCCAAGGTCAGCCTCACTGCCTATCAGCAGTATGTCGGCAGCGATGATCCGCAGGTTGCCCAGGCGGCCTTGAAGCAGCACGTCCTGTCGCTGCGCAATCATGTCAAGGGATTGGCCGGCAAGGACTACAAGCGCCTCGAGGGTTTGCACAGCCTGGATTTCGTCCTGTTGTTCGTGCCCGTTGAAGCGGCTTTCTCCGCGGCATTGCAAGCCGAGCCCAACCTGTTCCAGGAAGCGTTCGACCGGCATATCGTGATCGTCAGCCCAACTACCTTGCTTGCCACCTTGCGGGTGATCGACAGCCTGTGGAAGCAGGAGCGCCAGAGCCAGAATGCCCGGGAGATCGCCGAGCGCGCAGGCTGGCTCTATGACAAGTTCGTGCTGTTCATCCAGGACCTGGATGAAATCGGCGGTCGTCTGCAGCAGCTGGACAAGGCCTACGCGGCGGCGCGTAACAAGTTGACCGAGGGGCGCGGTAACCTGATCAGCCGCAGCGAACAGCTCAAGCTGCTCGGGGCTCGCGCCAGCAAGAGCTTGCCGGCGGACCTGCTGGAGCAAGCAATGACCGATATCGATGGGCGCGAGCTGGAACTGCCGGACTGA
- a CDS encoding PAS domain-containing hybrid sensor histidine kinase/response regulator — MSLSSGLIAAVALAYMAIMFAIAFYGDRRSAPLPPRVRAWVYSLSLAVYCTSWTFFGAVGQATEQLWAFLPIYLGPILLLVFAPWVLQKMVIISKQENITSIADFIAARYGKSQSLAVVVALICLVGVLPYIALQLKGIVLGVNLLIGAGADTTGTRAQDTALIVSLILALFTIVFGTRNLDATEHHRGMVLAIAFESLVKLFAFLAVGVFVTFGLYDGFDDLFSQAMLAPRLEQYWEETINWPSMVVQTGVAMMAIICLPRQFHVTVVENIEPQDLRLAKWVFPAYLALAALFVVPIALAGQMLLPSSVLPDSFVISLPLAQAHPALALLAFIGGASAATGMVIVASVALSTMVSNDMLLPWLLRHKNAERPFEVFRHWMLSVRRVSIVAILLLAYVSYRLLGSTASLATIGQIAFAAVTQLAPAMLGALYWKQANRRGVFAGLAAGTFIWFYTLVLPIAAHSLGWSLNSFPGLAWLHSNPLNLPITPLTQGVVLSMAGNFTLFAWVSVLSRTRVSEHWQAGRFIGQEITGRLSSRSMLAVQIDDLLKLAARFVGDERARQSFIRFAYRQGKGFNPNQNADGEWIAHTERLLAGVLGASSTRAVVKAAIEGREMQLEDVVRIADEASEVLQFNRALLQGAIENITQGISVVDQSLKLVAWNRRYLELFNYPEGLISVGRPIADIIRHNAERGLCGPGEAEVHVARRLHWMRQGRAHTSERLFPNGRVIELIGNPMPGGGFVMSFTDITPFREAEQALTEANEGLEQRVAERTHELSQLNAALTDAKGTAEAANQSKTRFLAAVSHDLMQPLNAARLFSAALSHQEDGLSAEAQQLVQHLDSSLRSAEDLISDLLDISRLENGKITPDRKPFILNELFDPLATEFRALAQEQGLQFRVRGSHLRVDSDSKLLRRVLQNFLTNAFRYAKGPVLLGARRRGDMLSLEVWDRGPGIPLDKQQVIFEEFKRLDSHQTRAEKGLGLGLAIADGLCRVLGHPLQVRSWPGKGSVFSVSVPLARSSTAMPGKAAELNGQPLNGGQVLCVDNEDSILIGMNSLLTRWGCQVWTARNREECAALLAQGIRPQLALVDYHLDDGETGTEVMAWLRTQLGEPVPGVVISADGRPEMVAQVHAAGLDYLPKPVKPAALRALLSRHLPLG; from the coding sequence ATGTCGTTGTCCAGCGGGCTGATTGCAGCCGTTGCCCTAGCCTATATGGCCATCATGTTCGCCATCGCCTTCTACGGCGACCGTCGCAGCGCGCCCCTTCCGCCGCGCGTACGGGCCTGGGTGTACAGCCTCTCGTTGGCGGTGTACTGCACCAGCTGGACCTTCTTTGGTGCAGTGGGCCAGGCCACCGAACAATTGTGGGCCTTCCTGCCGATCTACCTGGGGCCGATCCTGCTGCTGGTGTTCGCGCCCTGGGTGCTGCAGAAGATGGTGATCATCAGCAAGCAGGAGAACATCACCTCCATCGCCGACTTCATCGCCGCCCGCTATGGCAAATCCCAGTCACTGGCAGTGGTGGTGGCGCTGATCTGCCTGGTGGGCGTGCTGCCCTATATCGCGCTGCAGCTCAAGGGCATCGTGCTGGGGGTCAACCTGCTGATCGGTGCCGGCGCCGACACCACGGGCACCCGCGCCCAGGACACGGCGCTGATCGTGTCGTTGATCCTGGCCCTGTTCACCATCGTCTTCGGCACCCGCAACCTGGACGCCACCGAGCACCACCGGGGCATGGTGCTGGCAATCGCCTTCGAGTCCCTGGTCAAGCTGTTCGCCTTCCTGGCGGTTGGAGTCTTCGTCACCTTCGGCCTGTATGACGGCTTCGACGACCTGTTCAGCCAGGCCATGCTGGCGCCACGCCTGGAACAGTACTGGGAAGAAACCATCAACTGGCCGTCGATGGTGGTGCAGACAGGTGTGGCGATGATGGCGATCATCTGCCTGCCACGGCAGTTCCACGTCACCGTGGTGGAGAACATCGAGCCCCAGGACCTGCGCCTGGCCAAGTGGGTATTCCCGGCCTACCTGGCCCTGGCCGCACTGTTCGTGGTGCCTATTGCCCTGGCCGGGCAGATGCTCCTGCCCAGCAGCGTGCTCCCGGACTCCTTCGTCATCAGCCTGCCGCTGGCCCAGGCCCATCCGGCCCTGGCGCTGCTGGCCTTCATCGGCGGAGCGTCGGCGGCCACCGGCATGGTGATCGTCGCCAGCGTGGCGCTCTCCACCATGGTTTCCAACGACATGCTGCTGCCCTGGTTGCTGCGGCACAAGAATGCCGAACGCCCCTTCGAGGTGTTCCGCCACTGGATGCTCTCCGTCCGACGGGTGAGCATCGTCGCCATCCTGCTGCTGGCCTATGTCAGCTACCGGCTGCTGGGCTCCACCGCCAGCCTGGCCACCATTGGCCAGATCGCCTTCGCGGCCGTGACCCAGCTGGCCCCGGCCATGCTTGGCGCTCTGTACTGGAAACAAGCCAACCGCCGGGGGGTGTTCGCGGGCCTCGCGGCCGGTACGTTCATCTGGTTCTACACCCTGGTCCTGCCGATCGCCGCCCACAGCCTGGGCTGGTCCCTGAACAGCTTCCCGGGCCTGGCCTGGCTGCACAGCAATCCGTTGAACCTGCCAATCACGCCCTTGACCCAGGGCGTGGTGCTGTCCATGGCCGGCAACTTCACCCTGTTCGCCTGGGTTTCGGTGCTGTCGCGCACGCGGGTTTCCGAGCACTGGCAGGCTGGGCGCTTCATCGGCCAGGAAATCACCGGCCGCCTGAGCTCACGCTCGATGCTGGCAGTGCAGATCGACGACCTGCTGAAGCTGGCCGCGCGTTTTGTCGGCGATGAACGCGCTCGCCAGAGCTTCATCCGCTTCGCCTATCGCCAGGGCAAGGGCTTCAACCCGAACCAGAACGCCGACGGCGAATGGATAGCCCATACCGAGCGCCTGCTGGCCGGCGTGCTCGGGGCCTCCTCGACCCGTGCGGTGGTCAAGGCCGCCATTGAGGGTCGGGAAATGCAGCTCGAGGACGTGGTGCGCATCGCCGACGAAGCCTCCGAAGTCCTGCAGTTCAACCGTGCCCTGCTACAAGGGGCGATCGAGAACATCACCCAGGGCATCAGCGTGGTGGACCAGTCCCTGAAACTGGTGGCCTGGAATCGCCGCTACCTGGAGCTGTTCAATTACCCCGAAGGATTGATCAGCGTCGGCCGACCGATTGCCGACATCATCCGTCACAATGCCGAGCGCGGCCTGTGCGGCCCCGGCGAAGCCGAGGTGCATGTGGCCCGGCGCCTGCACTGGATGCGCCAGGGTCGAGCCCACACGTCCGAGCGCTTGTTCCCCAATGGCCGGGTGATCGAGCTGATCGGCAACCCGATGCCAGGTGGCGGGTTTGTCATGAGTTTCACCGATATCACCCCGTTCCGCGAGGCCGAGCAGGCACTCACCGAGGCCAACGAGGGCCTGGAACAAAGGGTGGCGGAACGTACTCATGAATTGTCGCAACTCAACGCGGCGCTGACCGATGCCAAGGGCACCGCAGAAGCGGCCAACCAGTCCAAGACACGCTTCCTGGCCGCGGTCAGTCATGACCTGATGCAGCCCTTGAATGCCGCAAGACTCTTTTCCGCCGCCCTCTCCCACCAGGAAGACGGCTTATCGGCAGAGGCCCAGCAACTGGTGCAACACCTGGACAGCTCGCTGCGCTCCGCCGAGGACCTGATCAGCGACCTGCTGGACATTTCACGCCTGGAAAACGGCAAGATCACACCAGACCGCAAGCCTTTCATCCTCAACGAACTGTTCGACCCCCTGGCCACGGAGTTCAGGGCCCTGGCCCAGGAACAGGGCCTGCAGTTCCGGGTGCGGGGCAGCCACCTGCGCGTCGACAGCGACAGCAAGCTGCTGCGCCGGGTCCTGCAGAACTTCCTGACCAACGCCTTCCGTTATGCCAAGGGTCCGGTGTTGCTGGGCGCAAGGCGCCGCGGCGACATGCTGAGCCTGGAAGTCTGGGACCGTGGCCCGGGCATTCCGCTGGACAAGCAGCAAGTGATCTTCGAGGAATTCAAACGCCTGGACAGCCATCAGACCCGCGCCGAAAAAGGCCTGGGCCTGGGCCTGGCGATTGCCGACGGCCTGTGCCGCGTGCTCGGTCATCCGCTGCAGGTGCGCTCCTGGCCGGGCAAAGGCAGTGTTTTCAGCGTCAGCGTCCCACTGGCCCGCAGCAGCACAGCAATGCCCGGCAAGGCAGCGGAACTGAATGGACAGCCCCTCAACGGCGGGCAAGTGCTGTGCGTCGATAATGAAGACAGCATCCTGATCGGCATGAACAGCCTGCTGACCCGCTGGGGCTGCCAGGTCTGGACTGCGCGCAACCGCGAGGAGTGTGCCGCGCTGCTCGCGCAAGGCATACGGCCGCAACTGGCGCTGGTGGACTATCACCTGGACGACGGGGAAACCGGGACAGAGGTCATGGCGTGGTTGCGAACCCAACTGGGCGAGCCGGTGCCTGGTGTCGTGATCAGCGCCGATGGCCGCCCGGAAATGGTCGCCCAGGTACATGCTGCTGGCTTGGACTACCTGCCCAAGCCGGTGAAGCCCGCCGCTTTGCGTGCCCTGCTCAGCCGGCACCTGCCCCTGGGCTGA
- a CDS encoding TetR/AcrR family transcriptional regulator, translated as MIIREGLRPGGRSARVQESIHRAVRELLEEQERSSLTVPQIASRAGVTPSTIYRRWGDLATLLADVALAHMHPDSEPADTGSLRGDLRAWAEQYLDEMSSEPGRNMMRDVQCSATPGYCATILGGQLQIILERYRASDASLPEVDRLLNLIVAPTVFRILFAAAPLKLQELHELIDIALLPSPKA; from the coding sequence ATGATTATCAGAGAAGGTTTACGCCCAGGCGGTCGCAGCGCCCGGGTCCAGGAATCCATCCACCGGGCAGTGCGCGAGCTTCTTGAGGAACAGGAGCGCTCGAGCCTGACCGTCCCGCAGATCGCCAGCCGCGCCGGCGTCACTCCCTCGACCATCTACCGGCGCTGGGGCGATCTGGCGACCCTGCTCGCCGATGTCGCCCTGGCCCACATGCACCCGGACAGCGAACCGGCCGACACCGGCAGCCTGCGCGGCGACCTGCGGGCCTGGGCAGAACAGTATCTGGATGAAATGAGCTCCGAGCCCGGGCGCAACATGATGCGCGACGTGCAATGCAGCGCCACCCCTGGGTACTGCGCGACCATCCTCGGCGGCCAGTTGCAGATCATTCTCGAGCGTTATCGGGCCAGCGATGCCAGCCTGCCGGAGGTGGACCGGTTGCTGAACCTGATCGTGGCGCCCACGGTGTTCCGAATCCTGTTCGCTGCCGCGCCCCTCAAGCTGCAGGAGCTCCACGAACTGATCGACATCGCCTTGCTGCCATCACCAAAGGCATGA
- a CDS encoding MFS transporter encodes MPDAIDTRVSNRCSLVFLAVTLLGFLAASSVPTPLYHLYQQSLHFSPAMLTLVFGVYAMSLLAALLTVGSLSDYLGRRPVIFIGLLLNGLAMLLFINESSVQWLIAARMVQGFATGMATSALGAALLDTDRRQGPLINSVAPLLGMACGAMGASLLVELAPLPLQLSYWLLLGLFVLQAVYLWRLPESVSRQPGAWASLRPTLHVPPQARRALWLALPVDVAVWAVGGFYLSLAPSLVRAATGSTSNLIGGALVAVLTLSGATMIYGLRERHPESVLRLGAGLLALGMLLILGAVHSASLLLFFFGTLVLGSGFGGGFLGALRSVVPLALPHERAGLLSAFYVLSYLAFCLPALLAGSLARSNGLIATTDGYGAVLILLALGALMALMRRRPALQCDAPGS; translated from the coding sequence ATGCCTGATGCCATCGACACTCGCGTGTCCAACCGTTGCAGCCTGGTTTTCCTGGCGGTGACCCTGCTCGGTTTCCTGGCCGCCTCCAGCGTGCCAACCCCCTTGTACCACCTGTATCAGCAAAGCCTGCACTTTTCGCCGGCGATGCTGACGCTGGTATTCGGTGTCTATGCGATGAGCCTTCTGGCGGCGTTGCTTACGGTTGGATCGTTATCGGACTACCTGGGACGTCGTCCAGTGATTTTCATCGGCCTGCTGCTCAACGGCCTGGCGATGCTGCTCTTCATCAATGAGAGCAGCGTGCAATGGTTGATCGCAGCGCGAATGGTGCAGGGGTTCGCCACCGGCATGGCTACCAGTGCGCTGGGAGCCGCGCTGCTGGATACTGATCGCCGGCAGGGGCCGTTGATCAACAGCGTCGCGCCGCTGCTGGGCATGGCGTGTGGCGCCATGGGCGCCAGCCTGCTGGTGGAGCTCGCGCCGCTGCCGCTGCAACTGAGCTACTGGCTGCTGTTGGGGCTGTTCGTGCTGCAGGCGGTGTACCTCTGGCGCCTGCCGGAAAGCGTCAGCCGGCAACCCGGGGCGTGGGCGTCCCTGAGACCGACCCTGCATGTGCCGCCGCAAGCGCGACGCGCGTTGTGGCTGGCGCTGCCGGTGGATGTGGCGGTCTGGGCGGTGGGCGGGTTCTACCTGTCCCTGGCGCCGTCCCTGGTGCGAGCCGCCACCGGCTCCACCTCGAACCTGATCGGTGGGGCGCTGGTCGCCGTACTGACGCTCAGCGGTGCGACGATGATCTACGGCCTGCGCGAACGTCATCCCGAATCGGTCCTGCGCTTGGGGGCCGGATTGCTGGCGCTGGGGATGCTACTGATCCTTGGCGCGGTGCACAGCGCCAGTCTGCTGTTGTTCTTCTTCGGGACCCTGGTGCTGGGCAGCGGCTTCGGTGGTGGTTTCCTGGGGGCGTTGCGCAGTGTCGTGCCCCTGGCCTTGCCCCATGAGCGGGCAGGGCTGCTGTCGGCATTCTATGTCCTGAGCTACCTGGCGTTCTGCTTGCCGGCACTGCTGGCCGGGAGCCTCGCCCGCAGTAACGGGCTGATCGCCACCACTGATGGTTATGGCGCGGTGCTGATCCTATTGGCCCTTGGCGCACTGATGGCCCTGATGCGACGCCGCCCGGCCTTGCAATGTGATGCGCCAGGGTCCTGA
- a CDS encoding TDT family transporter codes for MTCTQSVKVGRRPLSHLQHPREAIRQFTPNWFAATMGTGVLALALAQWPAEVPGLRLVAEGFWWLTIALFLLFTAMYTARWVMFFDEARRIFGHSTVSMFFGTIPMGLATIINGLLLFGHAHWGDAVLVPAQLLWWLDVAMSLACGVLIPYMMFTRQEHSIDQMTAVWLLPVVAAEVAAASGGLLAPHLVDAHAQLVMLSTSYVLWAFSLPVAFSILTILLLRMALHKLPHESMAASSWLALGPIGTGALGMLVLGADAPAIFAANGLSGIGEIAAGLGLVAGLTLWGFGLWWMLMAVLITRRYLSEGIPFNLGWWGFTFPLGVYSLATLKLGSTLHLVFFDVVGAVLVAALAVMWLIVARRTLQGAYKGELFVSPCIAGLHK; via the coding sequence GTGACATGTACCCAAAGCGTCAAAGTTGGCCGCCGGCCCTTGAGTCATCTGCAGCATCCGCGTGAAGCCATTCGCCAGTTCACCCCCAACTGGTTCGCCGCCACCATGGGCACCGGCGTCCTCGCCCTCGCGCTGGCCCAATGGCCAGCCGAGGTTCCCGGGCTGCGCCTGGTGGCGGAGGGGTTCTGGTGGCTGACCATCGCCCTGTTCCTGCTGTTTACCGCGATGTACACCGCGCGTTGGGTAATGTTCTTCGACGAGGCGCGGCGGATCTTCGGACATTCCACGGTCTCGATGTTCTTCGGCACCATTCCCATGGGACTGGCCACCATCATCAATGGCCTGCTGTTGTTCGGTCATGCCCACTGGGGCGATGCAGTGTTGGTGCCGGCGCAACTGCTCTGGTGGCTGGACGTGGCCATGTCGCTGGCATGTGGGGTGCTGATTCCCTACATGATGTTCACCCGCCAGGAGCACAGCATCGACCAGATGACCGCTGTCTGGCTGCTGCCTGTGGTGGCGGCCGAGGTGGCTGCGGCCAGCGGTGGCTTGCTGGCTCCGCATCTGGTGGATGCCCATGCGCAGCTGGTGATGTTGAGTACCAGCTACGTGCTATGGGCTTTTTCGCTGCCGGTGGCGTTCAGCATCCTGACCATCCTGTTGCTGCGCATGGCCCTGCACAAGCTGCCCCATGAAAGCATGGCGGCCTCGAGCTGGCTGGCCCTGGGGCCGATCGGCACGGGCGCCCTGGGCATGCTGGTGCTGGGCGCGGACGCTCCGGCGATCTTCGCCGCCAATGGCCTGTCGGGCATCGGCGAAATCGCGGCCGGCCTGGGGCTGGTGGCGGGCTTGACCCTCTGGGGGTTCGGCCTGTGGTGGATGCTCATGGCAGTGTTGATCACTCGGCGCTATCTGAGCGAAGGAATCCCCTTCAACCTTGGCTGGTGGGGGTTTACCTTCCCCCTGGGGGTGTACTCGCTGGCGACGCTCAAGCTGGGCAGCACGTTGCACCTGGTGTTCTTCGATGTCGTGGGCGCTGTGCTGGTGGCGGCCCTGGCCGTGATGTGGCTGATCGTTGCCAGGCGCACGTTGCAGGGCGCCTATAAAGGAGAGCTGTTTGTTTCGCCGTGCATTGCCGGCCTACATAAATAA
- a CDS encoding MFS transporter: MSHPSQFTLLRKRRFLPFFITQSLGAFNDNIFKQSLILAILYKLSIEGDRSIWVNLCALLFILPFFLFSALAGQFGEKFAKDALIRLIKLGEIVIMVVGAVGFAFDHLSLMLLALFAMGTHSALFGPVKYSILPQALREEELVGGNGLVEMGTFLAILAGTIGAGIMMSSAHYASIVSAAMIGVAVLGYLASRAIPRAAAAAPQMRLNWNIFSQSWATLRLGLGQTPAVSRSIVGNSWFWFVGAIYLTQIPAYAKEWMHGDETVVTLILTVFSVGIAVGSMLCEKLSGRKVEIGLVPFGSLGLTVFGLLLWWHSGGIPESVNGHGWLEVLGFGQAWWVLLDVLGLGIFGGFYIVPLYALIQSRTPENERARVIAANNILNALFMVVSAIVSIVMLSMVELSIPHLFLVVSLLNIAVNVYIFKVVPEFSMRFMIWLLSHSMYRVEHRNLEQIPDEGAALLVCNHVSFVDALLIGGAVRRPIRFVMYYKIYNLPVLNFIFRTAGTIPIAGRHEDLDIYEKAFKKIAEYLRDGELVCIFPEGKLTADGQINEFKGGLTRILEETPVPVIPLALQGLWGSFFSRDPNKGLFHRFWSRVTLVAGPSVAVEAAEPGQLQVLVGALRGERR; the protein is encoded by the coding sequence ATGAGTCACCCCTCGCAATTCACCTTGCTTCGCAAACGGCGATTCCTGCCGTTTTTCATCACCCAGTCCCTTGGCGCCTTCAACGACAACATCTTCAAGCAGTCGTTGATTCTGGCCATCCTCTACAAGCTGAGCATCGAGGGTGACCGCTCGATCTGGGTCAATCTCTGCGCCTTGCTGTTCATCCTGCCGTTCTTTCTGTTTTCGGCACTGGCCGGGCAGTTCGGTGAAAAGTTCGCCAAGGATGCGCTGATTCGCCTGATCAAGCTGGGGGAGATCGTGATCATGGTGGTGGGGGCCGTGGGGTTTGCCTTCGATCACCTGTCGCTGATGCTGCTGGCGCTGTTCGCCATGGGCACCCACTCGGCACTGTTCGGTCCGGTCAAGTATTCGATCCTGCCCCAGGCCTTGCGTGAGGAGGAGCTGGTGGGGGGCAACGGCCTGGTGGAGATGGGCACCTTCCTGGCGATCCTGGCGGGAACCATCGGCGCCGGGATCATGATGTCCTCGGCGCATTACGCGTCGATCGTTTCGGCTGCCATGATCGGTGTCGCGGTGCTGGGGTATCTGGCCAGCCGGGCCATCCCGCGTGCGGCTGCGGCCGCTCCGCAAATGCGCCTGAACTGGAACATCTTCAGCCAGTCCTGGGCCACCTTGCGCCTGGGCCTGGGGCAAACCCCGGCGGTATCGCGCTCGATCGTCGGCAACTCGTGGTTCTGGTTCGTCGGGGCGATCTACCTGACCCAGATCCCGGCTTATGCCAAGGAGTGGATGCACGGCGATGAAACGGTGGTGACGCTGATTCTCACCGTGTTTTCGGTGGGCATCGCGGTGGGCTCGATGCTGTGCGAGAAGCTCTCGGGGCGCAAGGTCGAGATCGGCCTGGTACCGTTCGGCTCCCTGGGCCTGACGGTGTTCGGCCTGCTGCTGTGGTGGCACTCCGGGGGTATCCCGGAGAGCGTCAATGGCCATGGCTGGCTTGAAGTGCTGGGCTTCGGACAGGCCTGGTGGGTGTTGCTCGACGTGCTGGGGCTGGGGATTTTCGGCGGCTTTTACATAGTGCCGCTGTATGCGTTGATCCAGTCCCGTACTCCGGAGAACGAGCGGGCGCGGGTCATTGCCGCCAACAACATTCTCAATGCACTGTTCATGGTGGTCTCGGCGATTGTCTCCATCGTCATGCTGAGCATGGTCGAGCTGAGCATTCCTCATCTGTTCCTGGTGGTGTCGCTGCTCAACATCGCGGTCAACGTGTACATCTTCAAGGTGGTGCCCGAGTTCAGCATGCGCTTCATGATCTGGCTGCTCAGCCATTCCATGTACCGTGTCGAGCATCGCAATCTCGAGCAGATTCCCGATGAGGGTGCCGCGTTGCTGGTGTGCAACCACGTTTCCTTTGTTGATGCCTTGCTCATTGGTGGTGCGGTACGTCGGCCGATTCGCTTCGTGATGTACTACAAGATCTACAACCTGCCGGTGTTGAACTTCATCTTCCGTACCGCTGGGACCATTCCCATTGCCGGCCGCCATGAAGACCTGGATATCTATGAAAAGGCTTTCAAGAAGATTGCCGAGTACCTGCGCGATGGCGAACTGGTGTGCATTTTCCCTGAAGGCAAGTTGACTGCCGATGGCCAGATCAACGAATTCAAGGGTGGCCTGACGCGGATTCTCGAGGAAACTCCAGTACCGGTGATCCCGCTGGCCCTGCAAGGCCTGTGGGGCAGTTTTTTCAGCCGCGATCCGAACAAGGGTCTTTTCCATCGTTTCTGGTCGCGGGTCACCCTGGTGGCAGGGCCTTCGGTGGCGGTGGAGGCAGCCGAGCCTGGGCAGCTGCAGGTCTTGGTGGGGGCGCTGCGAGGGGAGCGGCGCTAA
- a CDS encoding bile acid:sodium symporter family protein gives MRALAALSRFVGNTFAYWVLVFAVLAFFQPAWFIGLKGAIVPLLGLVMFGMGLTLKLEDFAEVARHPWRVALGVVAHFVIMPGVAWALCQGFELPPEIAVGVILVGCCPSGTSSNVMTWLARGDLALSVAIAAVTTLLAPLLTPALIWLLASAWLPVSFMELFWSILQVVLLPIVLGVLAQRLLGQRVRHAVEVLPLVSVVSIVIIVAAVVAASQAKIAESGLLIMAVVMLHNSFGFLLGYFTARVFKLPLAQRKSLALEVGMQNSGLGAALASAHFSPLAAVPSALFSVWHNISGALLSTWFRRMQEPDEPKAQIAE, from the coding sequence ATGCGCGCACTGGCTGCACTGAGCCGCTTCGTCGGCAATACCTTCGCTTACTGGGTACTGGTCTTCGCGGTACTGGCGTTTTTCCAGCCAGCCTGGTTCATCGGCCTCAAGGGCGCCATCGTGCCTTTGCTGGGACTGGTGATGTTCGGCATGGGCCTGACCCTGAAACTCGAGGACTTTGCCGAAGTCGCCCGTCACCCCTGGCGAGTCGCCCTGGGCGTGGTGGCGCATTTCGTGATCATGCCCGGGGTGGCCTGGGCGCTCTGCCAGGGTTTCGAGCTGCCGCCGGAGATCGCCGTCGGGGTGATCCTGGTCGGCTGTTGCCCGAGCGGCACCTCATCCAACGTGATGACCTGGCTGGCCCGGGGCGACCTGGCCCTGTCGGTGGCCATCGCCGCAGTGACCACCCTGCTCGCGCCACTGCTCACGCCCGCCTTGATCTGGCTGCTGGCTTCAGCCTGGCTGCCGGTGTCCTTCATGGAGTTGTTCTGGTCGATCCTGCAGGTGGTGCTGCTGCCAATCGTGCTCGGGGTACTGGCCCAGCGCCTGCTGGGCCAGCGGGTACGGCATGCGGTGGAGGTGCTGCCGCTGGTATCGGTGGTGAGCATCGTCATCATCGTCGCCGCGGTGGTAGCCGCAAGCCAGGCAAAGATCGCCGAGTCCGGCCTGCTGATCATGGCCGTGGTGATGCTGCACAACAGCTTCGGCTTCTTGCTGGGCTACTTCACCGCACGCGTGTTCAAGTTGCCGCTGGCCCAGCGCAAATCCCTGGCGCTGGAGGTCGGCATGCAGAACTCTGGCCTGGGAGCCGCTCTGGCCAGCGCCCACTTTTCACCGCTTGCGGCGGTACCCAGCGCCCTCTTCAGCGTATGGCACAACATTTCCGGTGCCTTGCTCTCGACCTGGTTTCGTCGCATGCAAGAACCCGACGAGCCCAAGGCACAAATTGCAGAGTGA